DNA sequence from the Paraburkholderia azotifigens genome:
TGAGGATCGACACAAGCGTCGATTTGCCCGCGCCGTTGCGCCCGACGAGCGCATGCGACTCGCCGGGCATCACGCGCATGCTCACGTCTCTCAGCGCCGCGTGGCTGCCGAAGCGCTTGCCGACGCCAAGCGCTTCGACGACCGCGCGCGTGGATGGGTTCGCGTCGACGGTCGTTTCAGCGCTCATTTGAGTGTATTGCCCCAGAGGTTCTTGTCGTCGACATTCGCCTTCGTCACGAGCGGCGCGGGCAGCTGATCTTCGAGCACGCCCGGCTGCAACTGGACGATGTTGCTGCCGTGATCGGTCGGACCCGGCTTGAACGTCTGTCCCGCGAGCGCCGCCTTCATGTAGTAGAGGCCGTACTTCGCGTAGAGATCGGCGGGCTGCGAAATGGTCGCGTCGATTTCGCCCTTGCGGATCGCGTCGAATTCCTGCGGGATGCCGTCGTTGCTGACGATCACGACGTGCTTCGCGTCGCCGGCGGGAAACAGCATCTGCTTGCGGCGCAGCGTCTGCAGCGTCGGCGACAGATAGACGCCGCCCGCCTGCATGTAGATCGCCTTCACGTCGGCATTCGCGGTGAGCAGACTGTCGAGCGAACTCGCCGCGACGTCGCCCTTCCAGCCTGCGGGAATTTCAAGCAGCGACAGCGCCGGATAGTTCTTCAGACACGCGCGGAATGCTTCCGAACGGTCGCGGCCGTTGACGGACGCCAGATCGCCCATGATCTGCACGACCTTGCCCGACTTCACGTGCTCGCCGATGTATTTGCACGCATTCGTGCCGTACGCGCGGTTGTCGGCGCGCACGACCATCGCGACCTTGCCTTGCGTCGGCGCGACATCGACGGCGACGACCTTCACGTCTTTCGCCGATGCCGAATCGAGCGCGCGGCTGATCGCGGCCGAATCGATCGGTCCGACCACGATGCCTTTCGCGCCGAGATTCACCATGTTGTTCATGTCGGTGATCTGCTGCGCGGGGTCGTTGTTCGAATTGACGGGCGCGAGGATGTCGATGCCCATTTCCTTCGCGTACTTCGGCAGGTAGTTGTTGTACGACTGCCAGAACGGCGACGTGAGGAGCGGCAGGCCGAGACCGACCCTGGACGAGTCGGCGGCCTGCGCGGCCGTGCTGAAACCGATGCCGGCCACGCACGCGGCGGCCACGGCGGCCGTCAATGCACCCTGAACGAAACGGCGAGCCGCGCGCGGCTCCTTGGCGAAACCCATGCTTGTCTCCAATGGCGACCTGCCTTGCACGCTGGCGTCGGGCGCGGTCTGCGTTGTGGGAAGAGGAACCGGCGAACCGGGTACATCGACCTTCGCTTTCTTTCTTATGGGTATTGGTGCATGCATTCACCAATGAACGTATTATTCATATGCGAACTTAAACAAGTCAACGTGATGGGCGTGGGTGTTTTCCCTGGAGCGTGGTGCCCTGTGTGACAGTCCTTTGACGGCCGATAATCG
Encoded proteins:
- a CDS encoding sugar ABC transporter substrate-binding protein; the encoded protein is MGFAKEPRAARRFVQGALTAAVAAACVAGIGFSTAAQAADSSRVGLGLPLLTSPFWQSYNNYLPKYAKEMGIDILAPVNSNNDPAQQITDMNNMVNLGAKGIVVGPIDSAAISRALDSASAKDVKVVAVDVAPTQGKVAMVVRADNRAYGTNACKYIGEHVKSGKVVQIMGDLASVNGRDRSEAFRACLKNYPALSLLEIPAGWKGDVAASSLDSLLTANADVKAIYMQAGGVYLSPTLQTLRRKQMLFPAGDAKHVVIVSNDGIPQEFDAIRKGEIDATISQPADLYAKYGLYYMKAALAGQTFKPGPTDHGSNIVQLQPGVLEDQLPAPLVTKANVDDKNLWGNTLK